The following is a genomic window from Mycoplasma bradburyae.
TTAACAATTCTTCAACTAAGTCTTGTCAGTTATAAATATCATTACGATAACTTGGTACCTCAATAATGTCATTCTTAACTAAGAAACCAAGATTAGTTAGATATTTCTTAATCTTTGCATCAGATAAATAAACACTAGCACCTAGTAAGCTTCTTATCTTATCGTAATTAACCTTAACTTGTTGGTTATATTCATCAATACTGATTTGTTTAGTAATTTCTGATAATTGACTATTAGAAGATCTATCAATCAAATATTGATAGATATATTCAATCGTCATCTTAGTTTGGTATAGTGAGATATCTTTTGAAAAAAGATTAGCACTTTTAGTTGAAATCTTATGGAAATTAGCAGTTTTTCTTATTTGGTATTTATCAAAATTACCAATCTCAATGAAATAACTTGTGGTGTTTTCATCAATTGCTGTCGCTTTAGAACCAATTACACCTGCTAGTGCTATGATTTTTTCAGAATCAACAACAATCAGATCACCTGGTTGAATCATATACTTCTTGTTATCTAATGCCAGGAATTCTTCTTGTTTGACTGCTTCAATTAATTTAACCTCACCCTTAATTTTATCAGCATTATGAATATGGAAAGGGTTAGCAGTAAACAATGGAATTAGATTAGAAAGATCAACAATATCATTAATCGGTTTGATTTGATTGTTAATCAAGATCCCTTTAGTGTTTCAAGTTGATTCTTTAACTTGATGGTTTCTTAAATGAATCCCGCCAAAGTATTTAGCTTTGTTATTAGTTTCATCAGCTACTTTAATATCAATTTGATGAAAGTCAGCTTGTTTATGCGTGCCAATTACCGAAACATACTTAAGGTTTAAATAAGCTGATAATTCTTTAGCTAAAAATCTAACCCCATACCAGTCAGGACGGTTTGAAGGTAAAGAAATATCAAATATCGTATCATCGATATTTAGATATTTATAAACATCTTCATCACCTAATTTGGCTTTATCTAGAATGATGATATTTGAAGCATCTTTAGCGGATAAGTATTGTTTGTATTCAGGATTAAGATCAGCATAAGAACATAATAAGCCGTTCGTATTAACCCCACGGTAGTCACTGTTTATAACAGTGATTCCGCCAGGTAATTCTGCACCTTCTTTAGCAACAATAACGTATTTGTTAATTTGTTCTTTAGCATCAGATAAATTTGGTGATTCTGATATCACATTAATGAAATCATTATCATCAATCTGAATACTACAGATATTATCATTTACTGAGTGCGGGTGTTTTTTAATATTAATGATCTTCCCGATTACTAAATAATCGATCTCATTGAATTTTTTAACCGATTCAACTTCAGCACCAATCGCATTCAATGCTTCAACAATTTTATTATCATCAACCTTAATGATTGATGGTATGAAATTAGATATAACTTTTTTTGATAACAACATAATTTATTTACTCATAAAACTGTTTGTTGAATCTGAAATCATTAAGATAAAAATCCCTGATATCAGTGATGTTATTTTTTAACATCGCAACGCGTTCAATCCCGATTCCAGCAGCTATTCCAACCATCTCTTCTGATTTAATGTTAGCCGCTTTTAACACATTAGGGTGTAATACCCCAGAACCCATAATCTCGATTCAACGAGTTCTCTTACATAAGAAACAACCATTTTGACAATTTCAGCATTCTACATCAACTTCAAAACTAGGTTCAGTGAATGGGAAGTGTGATAGTCTAAAACGAGTCTTAAGATCACTACCAAACATATGTTCAATAAATTTAGTAACGAATCATTTTAAATTGGCTAGTGATAAATTCTTTTTCACTCACATAAAATCCATTTGCATGAATTGATGTGAATGAGTAGCATCATCCGTATCATTACGATAAACATTACCAAAGCTAATCACGCGGATATCTTTGTGTTTATTCATCGCTGAAATCGCTTGAATCGTTCCTGCTGTACAGTGAGTTCTTAATATCTTTTTATTATCAATATAAAACGTATCAGTAGTAGCTCTACCTGGATGATCCATAGGAATATTAAGATCATCAAAACAATGCTTAACTGTAACTAGTTCAGGGTAATTAACAATTGTAAAGTTGAATTTTTTAAAAAATTCAACGATCTGATTAATCACTAAATTTAATGGATGCATTGAACCATCTACTAAATTGAGCGCTGGAATCATTAGATCATAGTTCGGTTTTTGAACTTGATCACTATCTACTTCTAACGAACTTTGTTTAGTTTCAAAGATTTCGTTGATCTTAGTTTGCAATAAGTTTAAATTCTTACCAAACGCTTTTTTTTCTTCTAAGTCAACAATCTTTTTAAGCTCACCAAATAAAGGTGTTACGTGTTTTTTTATAAAGATGTTTTTAGTTACAATTAGCTCTTTTTTTTCTTTAATTGAACTAATCGTCTTATTAAAATCATCAATGATAAGTTGAATATTCTTCATATACTGATAATTTAAGTATTAAGGTATAAAAAAGATATTTAAAGTCGTAAGAGCTTTAAATATCTTCATTAACGCGTTCTAAAATAACGTTGCTAACTCTAAAGTATTCTTTAATTAATTCTTTAAAGTTTAAACGCATTAAACTAATTAGAGTTAATAATTCGTCAATAAATTTTTGACAAGATCATCAATCTTCCATTGATAAGCAAAGTTCGTAAAGTTCTAAAAAACGTTTTGATGCTATTAAACTTGAAGGTTTTTGTTTTTGTGGTTTAACATCAACAACGTAATTAAGTTCACTTTTCTTACTTTCATCAATTTCAGATTTAAATTGAATAAGAAAACTTAATGACAAGTGTAAAACGATAGCGCAAGCTTCTAAAACTTCAGGACGATTTAAGTCTTGTTCATCTTTTCAAAACTTATACGACTTAGTTACATTAGCTAAGTTACCGATTTCTACTGCTAATCACAATCTTCTTTGTTTTTGATTTTTCTTATAAGAGCTTTTAGTTATTTTGAAGATCTTATTATCAAGCTCTGCTTGTTCTTCTATTAACTTTTCAAGATCTAAAAGCATATTATTTATTTACCTGTAACTTCTTTAACAAATTTTTTGAAAGCTTCTGGATCGTGAATCGCAATTTCAGATAACATCTTACGGTTTATAGTAATGTTTTGTTTCTTTAATAGATTGATGAATACAGAATATGTAACACCTAATTCACGTAAAGAACCATTTAAACGTTGAATTCATAATGCTCTGAATTCACGTTTCTTGTTTTTTCTGTCTCTGAATGCGTATTTAGCCGATTTAATTACAGTTTGCTTAGCAACTTTATATGATGCGTGACGAGTACCGAATGTTCCTTCGGCTTGTTTTAATCATTTCTTTCTTCGTCTTCTAGTTGTAGGTCCGCCTTTTACTCTCATTATTATTTACTCCTGTATTATTTAGAAATTAATTCTTTGATTCTCTTGTAATCAGTTTTGTGCACTATAGCATCTTTTCTTAGATGTCTTTTTTGTTTAGTGGTTTTGTTAGGTGCTAAATGAGAAGTGTAAGCTTGTTTTCGCTTAATTTTCCCTGATTTAGTTATTTTAAAGCGCTTTGCTGCTGCACTTTTAGTTTTCATTTTTGGCATAGTGATTAACCTGTATTAAGTAGTTTTTATTATTTATATTTATTCAGTAGTTGTCTCTGGATTTGACTCAGATTTCTTTTTATTGTTTTTAGCAGGTATAAATACTGCTTCATACATATTTCGAGAAACCTTAGTGTATGGTTTTTGAATCTCAGCGTGATCTTTGATGATCGCATAAAACTTATCATGAACTTCTTTAATTAACTCTTCACGAGTAATCATTCTAGAAAAAGCTCTAATAGTAAATTTCACATGGAAACCATCATCTAATCATTCTAATGATTTCTTAG
Proteins encoded in this region:
- the pheT gene encoding phenylalanine--tRNA ligase subunit beta, with translation MLLSKKVISNFIPSIIKVDDNKIVEALNAIGAEVESVKKFNEIDYLVIGKIINIKKHPHSVNDNICSIQIDDNDFINVISESPNLSDAKEQINKYVIVAKEGAELPGGITVINSDYRGVNTNGLLCSYADLNPEYKQYLSAKDASNIIILDKAKLGDEDVYKYLNIDDTIFDISLPSNRPDWYGVRFLAKELSAYLNLKYVSVIGTHKQADFHQIDIKVADETNNKAKYFGGIHLRNHQVKESTWNTKGILINNQIKPINDIVDLSNLIPLFTANPFHIHNADKIKGEVKLIEAVKQEEFLALDNKKYMIQPGDLIVVDSEKIIALAGVIGSKATAIDENTTSYFIEIGNFDKYQIRKTANFHKISTKSANLFSKDISLYQTKMTIEYIYQYLIDRSSNSQLSEITKQISIDEYNQQVKVNYDKIRSLLGASVYLSDAKIKKYLTNLGFLVKNDIIEVPSYRNDIYNWQDLVEELLKILNINQFEPIPIKADYLLEVNNETDDLLTKLSKKLRSLKFNHVRTYNLTSQKRCQLLNLFRYQDPIVVSNPISETRQYYRQNILVNLLEIYQLNQSYKNKLEPIFEIQTLLSKNSCNHHIGLIATNNLFNNTYDPNSGVKLDLITMKGISDIIIKNFGFNCNYQEINDDTYLVKNDSLKLVVYDETIGYIGKIKKSVLKEFDLADQDIYCLDINLERLITSINRYTRTYEGYDHHQRVSRDITFQLKKEENFDCFIKIANNFNKLSNWEIISIFDGSKKADKNDLYQPIKYTVRCYLKQIDKTFTTEEINEIFNELIEIMKQNQILV
- the pheS gene encoding phenylalanine--tRNA ligase subunit alpha, coding for MKNIQLIIDDFNKTISSIKEKKELIVTKNIFIKKHVTPLFGELKKIVDLEEKKAFGKNLNLLQTKINEIFETKQSSLEVDSDQVQKPNYDLMIPALNLVDGSMHPLNLVINQIVEFFKKFNFTIVNYPELVTVKHCFDDLNIPMDHPGRATTDTFYIDNKKILRTHCTAGTIQAISAMNKHKDIRVISFGNVYRNDTDDATHSHQFMQMDFMWVKKNLSLANLKWFVTKFIEHMFGSDLKTRFRLSHFPFTEPSFEVDVECWNCQNGCFLCKRTRWIEIMGSGVLHPNVLKAANIKSEEMVGIAAGIGIERVAMLKNNITDIRDFYLNDFRFNKQFYE
- a CDS encoding dUTPase, with protein sequence MLLDLEKLIEEQAELDNKIFKITKSSYKKNQKQRRLWLAVEIGNLANVTKSYKFWKDEQDLNRPEVLEACAIVLHLSLSFLIQFKSEIDESKKSELNYVVDVKPQKQKPSSLIASKRFLELYELCLSMEDWWSCQKFIDELLTLISLMRLNFKELIKEYFRVSNVILERVNEDI
- the rplT gene encoding 50S ribosomal protein L20; this translates as MRVKGGPTTRRRRKKWLKQAEGTFGTRHASYKVAKQTVIKSAKYAFRDRKNKKREFRALWIQRLNGSLRELGVTYSVFINLLKKQNITINRKMLSEIAIHDPEAFKKFVKEVTGK
- the rpmI gene encoding 50S ribosomal protein L35 codes for the protein MPKMKTKSAAAKRFKITKSGKIKRKQAYTSHLAPNKTTKQKRHLRKDAIVHKTDYKRIKELISK